The nucleotide sequence GCGAGTGCGCCGCACGCGTCAGAGAGTGATCGAATCCGGACAGCGTCGCCGTCACCGTGATCACCACGAAGGGAATGCCTAGCGCGGTGTGCGCCAGAATCACGCCCAGATAGGTCTGCGTCAGCCCCAGCTTCGAGAAGAAGAAGAACATCGCCGCGGCACTGATGATCAATGGCACGATCATCGGCGAGATCAGGATCGCCATGATGGTGTTGCGAAACGGCATGAAGCGACTCGAAAGCCCAAGCGCGGCAAGCGTGCCCAGTACCGTGGCCAGCACCGTCGCACATACCGCGACGAAGATGCTGTTCTTGATCGAGCGCATCCACTCATCCGACGTGAAGAACTCCTGATACCAGCGCAGCGAGTAACCCTCCGGGTCCAGCGACAGCATCTTCTCCGAGAAGGTGAAGTAGGGTTCGGCATTGAACGAGAGCGGAATGATCACCAGGATCGGCCCGATCAGGAACAGGAAGATCAGCGCACAGAGTGCGCAGAACACCCAATGCCAGATCCGCTCACCACGTGTTGCATAGGAAGGTATGGCCATCTGTCACCCCAGTTTGACCTTGTCGACACCGATCAGGCGGTTGTAGACGAGATAGAAGAGGATCACCACGACCAGCAGGATCGAGCCAATGGCCGCTGCCAGTCCCCAGTTGAGCGAGGTCTGCATGTGATAGGCGATGAAGTTGGTGATGAAGCGGCCCGACTGCCCGCCCACCAGTGCCGGCGTGATGTAGTAGCCGATGGAGAGGATGAAGACCAGAATCGAGCCTGCTCCGATACCCGGCAGGGTCTGCGGGAAGTAGACGCGTCGGAAGGCGGTGATCGGCCCGGCACCCAGCGAGCGCGCCGCGTGCATGTAGCTGGGCGGAATGGTCTTCATGACCGAGTACAGCGGCAGGATCATGAAGGGCAGCAGGATATGGGTCATCGCGATGATGGTGCCGGTCTTGTTGTAGATCATCTGGATGCGCGCCTCCTCGGCGAGTATCCCGACGCCTACCAGCATGTCGTTGAGCACCCCCTGCTGCTGCAGGATCGCGATCCATGTCGTGGTGCGTACCAGAAGCGAAGTCCAGAACGGCAGCAACACCAGAATCATCAGCAGATTGCCGCGCCCGGCAGGCAGGGTCGCCAGCAGCCAGGCCACCGGATAGGCCAGCAACAGACATAGCCCGGTGATCGCGGCGCTCATCCAGAAGGTGCGGATGAACAGCGAGACATGGATCTGCAGATATTCCGGCTTCTCGACGATCTCGCCAGTGGGAGAGAACTGACGATCCACCGCCGCCAGATAGTAGGAAGCCGTGTAAGGCGTGGACTCGCGCTTGATCAAGCGCCAGATGTCCGGGTCCTGCCAGTCCTCATCGGCCTCGATCAATGCCGCCTTGTAAGGGGCCTCCATGCGAGCGGCCTTGCGTGCACTCTTCATGAACAGTGAGCGCATGCCCGACATTTCATAGTTGAGACGTGAGGCGACACGCCCGAGATTGCGCGCCTTGAGGCCCGCGGCAAGGTCGTCTGCCAGCGCGGCGTAGGTAGCCTCATCCGGCAATCCCTCGCC is from Cobetia marina and encodes:
- a CDS encoding ABC transporter permease, with translation MSDSSAPATSGSAEHDPNGAPGAALTTADGVPLKQSLNRAIRRSRLKALLLVAPLLIFIGLAFVMPIFDMLSRSVDNPEVSTYLPRTSQALVDWDGEGLPDEATYAALADDLAAGLKARNLGRVASRLNYEMSGMRSLFMKSARKAARMEAPYKAALIEADEDWQDPDIWRLIKRESTPYTASYYLAAVDRQFSPTGEIVEKPEYLQIHVSLFIRTFWMSAAITGLCLLLAYPVAWLLATLPAGRGNLLMILVLLPFWTSLLVRTTTWIAILQQQGVLNDMLVGVGILAEEARIQMIYNKTGTIIAMTHILLPFMILPLYSVMKTIPPSYMHAARSLGAGPITAFRRVYFPQTLPGIGAGSILVFILSIGYYITPALVGGQSGRFITNFIAYHMQTSLNWGLAAAIGSILLVVVILFYLVYNRLIGVDKVKLG
- a CDS encoding ABC transporter permease, which produces MAIPSYATRGERIWHWVFCALCALIFLFLIGPILVIIPLSFNAEPYFTFSEKMLSLDPEGYSLRWYQEFFTSDEWMRSIKNSIFVAVCATVLATVLGTLAALGLSSRFMPFRNTIMAILISPMIVPLIISAAAMFFFFSKLGLTQTYLGVILAHTALGIPFVVITVTATLSGFDHSLTRAAHSLGASPSRTFFRIILPLVTPGVVSGALFAFITSFDEVVVVLFIAGPAQTTIPIQMWSGIREEISPTILAVATLLVLVSILLLTTLELIRRRNERLRGLTPS